AAGCGCTACCGTGAGCTTGATTACCAGatcaaaaacaaaaatatattttgcCGACTCGAAAATACCGTTACAAAGCAAGACAGTGTCGAAGCTTTTCAGAGCACAAACTGTCAGCTGCATAGCATTGAGTATGTGAACCGAAGCCAGACGTATGCAGGCAGAATTATTTGCAGGGCCGTTTTCACCAGAAGTTACACTTGTGTGACGGATTCATCGGGTCATTCCTCCGACACCCAAACGCCTTCGCAAAGTTGGGAATGTTCTGGAGGGGCACATTGCACCGCAGCTCTTCTGGCGAATATCCCGGCCCTGGCTTATCCCGATTTGAGCACCACTTGAAACAGCTCGTTATGTAGAAGGCCTGCTCGGCCGTGAACCCCATAATGCCACCCTTGGCGTCATCACCGGCCACGCTCTCGTAAGCTTTATACGCTTGCGCCAGCCCTACAGAATCTGCGATGTTCTCGGACACAGCGTGGCTCTTTCGGTGCAGAGGAAATAGGAGCGAATCGTACATGTCCTTCAGGCAGGTCACTCGTTTCTTGTACTGGAGACGCGTCGTCTTCGACCACCAATCCCTGCGTTCACCGGTGGCGTCCCGAAAGCTAGATTCCACGTCGAAGCCGTGCACGATCTCATGGGCGACAATATGGCCAAGCCCACCGAAGTTGACACTGTCGGGTTCCCGAGGCATGTAGAACGGTGGATTGATGATCCCCGCTGGAATTATCATGGAATTTGACTGGGGCCAGTAATACGCGTTGACGTCAGTTAATCTGTATCCCGCTAAAATTTCGCTTTCTGGCTGACGCTTCCAgagcttctctttttcgttctgCATGATAACGTACCAGGACTTCAGTCGGCTTTCCAGAAAGACAGGTCCAGCGTCAGGTACGATGGAATACATTTCGTCCAGGCTGCTGAGGATGTTGTCTGGGTATGCAACAAAAACGTGCATCGAGTGGAGCTTATGAATGGCGGTATCTCGCGTAGCGTTGTCCATCCAACGGCTTTCCTGGAAGGACACCTCGAGCGCCTCCTTGACCTGCTGCACCATACGACGTACATCTTTGCGAACTTCGAGAGGGACAGACTGGACCACGAAAGGGGCTCCGAAGGCGTATGGCAGGATTTGGTTCACCTCTCGATAGCACACATTGGTGACGAAGTTCCTTGCGCGGGCACGGCTGTTGAAGGAAGTGTACATCAACTGCAACGAGACGAAAGGGGCAAGGAACTGTACCACGAACCAGACGACGAAGTTGATCAGGTCGTGGCGGCGTCTCCTGTCGTCGAGAATGATCGCAGCCACACCACGAAAGTAGTCTTGGTCCGTTATTCTGATGACGTCCGAGCCAAGGACCTGGCCCGATTCCGGAAGGTGGTGGTTGAATGCCGTGGTCCATTCTTCCCAATGGATTCCTGGAGTATACTGCTCCAGGTCGGATACCTTTACAGAATTGGCTGATCTTACGGTGTCGGTCACAGCCCCAAGCATAATGACGACGTTGTGCTCCAATAATATTAAAGACTCGAGGGAGACGTTCCTGCCGATGATATCCGAAAGAGACTCCATGTACTTGTACAATGTGCCCCCATTCATGAACTTCCTTCTGTGAACCCATTCCATAAGGTAACGGTTCCTCTTCATATGGAGTGTGAATTTGTAGACGTCCCTGAGATCAGAGTCTATGGACACCTCAAATAGTACTGGTACATTCCAATTGAGCGCCAAGTCCACGACCAGGTCCAAGA
This portion of the Ornithodoros turicata isolate Travis chromosome 3, ASM3712646v1, whole genome shotgun sequence genome encodes:
- the LOC135387420 gene encoding neprilysin-1-like, with protein sequence MESPFSTVTDTVPTQDTATVSVLTESSSQSHTHNILPLRYDLGNNRRRICTWGHLLCFGGGLSLSAFLAAMSQVVYLYPTCDTPSCWNIKSVLARSLNYSTSPCNNFYHFVCDGWKANSPKHELVFSEVQTRVARSAMDTLLRIRHVPARQQTAVQKAAAMFRTCIDILRTGEDHRPSIKNFLRTLGLLDINRSAVDVLDLVVDLALNWNVPVLFEVSIDSDLRDVYKFTLHMKRNRYLMEWVHRRKFMNGGTLYKYMESLSDIIGRNVSLESLILLEHNVVIMLGAVTDTVRSANSVKVSDLEQYTPGIHWEEWTTAFNHHLPESGQVLGSDVIRITDQDYFRGVAAIILDDRRRRHDLINFVVWFVVQFLAPFVSLQLMYTSFNSRARARNFVTNVCYREVNQILPYAFGAPFVVQSVPLEVRKDVRRMVQQVKEALEVSFQESRWMDNATRDTAIHKLHSMHVFVAYPDNILSSLDEMYSIVPDAGPVFLESRLKSWYVIMQNEKEKLWKRQPESEILAGYRLTDVNAYYWPQSNSMIIPAGIINPPFYMPREPDSVNFGGLGHIVAHEIVHGFDVESSFRDATGERRDWWSKTTRLQYKKRVTCLKDMYDSLLFPLHRKSHAVSENIADSVGLAQAYKAYESVAGDDAKGGIMGFTAEQAFYITSCFKWCSNRDKPGPGYSPEELRCNVPLQNIPNFAKAFGCRRNDPMNPSHKCNFW